A single genomic interval of Sphingobacteriales bacterium harbors:
- a CDS encoding BspA family leucine-rich repeat surface protein, translating to MLSANSLLAQPEAFIITINTENTNPGSSNSTSFTIPTTGSGYDYEVDWDNDGIYDETNLSGNATHDYGTPGIYTLRIRGSFPRIYFNFSGERLKLLDVKQWGNIAWTSMGNAFHGCQNLNITATDLPNLTGVSSMAAMFKNCSLLNSPTNINEWNTENITDMSWMFSYAYAFNQSIENWKTENVTTMSGMFLGALIFNQPLENWNTAAVKNMSVMFYSTFTFNQPLENWNTQAVTDMSYMFFDAISFNQPLEKWNTENVTDMSSVFLGADTFNQPIEKWNTENVTNMSYMFWSAENFNQPLANWNTSSVTDMSWMFYEAIAFNQPLGEWALNPDVDLTFMLDNSGMDCANYSATLSGWANNPATPVNRQLGALGLKYGTNAIAARNILTIDKAWTITGDIAADEACLPIQPEAFIITINTENISDGSSNETSFTIPTTGSGYDYEVDWDNDGIYDETNLFGNISHDYGTPGIYTLRIQGDFPRIYFNNSKEHLKLLDVKQWGSIAWTSMENAFYGCQNLNITATDLPNLTGVSSMAAMFRGCQTLNGPTNIDKWNTESITDMSGMFAYAYAFKQPIGFWNTENVTDMSEMFRDALNFNKPLGYWNTSNVTDMSRMFYSAIAFNQPLENWNTQAVTDMSWMFAYTDSFNQPIGKWNTSSVIDMSHMFISAEAFNQPIEKWNTANVTNMYGMFWGAESFNQPIGNWNTGNVTNMSHMFSYALDFDKPLENWNTENVTDMSGMFSNAESFNQPIGNWNTSSVAYMNGMFDYALAFNQPLGKWNTSNVANMSYMFAEAIAFNQPLGNWNTKNVEAMSSMFYKAKSFNQPLGNWNTTNVKGMSGMFYEAKSFNQPIEKWNTENVTDMSSMFYGALAFNKPLENWNTANITSMSEMFYYAESFNKPLGTWVLNPNVDMYDMLNNCGMDCANYSATLSGWANNPATPVNRQLGALGLKYGTNAIAARNILTIDKAWTITGDIAADEACLPIQPEAFIITINTENIIPGSSNETSFTLPTTGSGYDYEVDWDNDGIYDETNLFGNATHDYGTPGIYTLRIQGDFPRIYFNNSKEHLKLLDVKQWGDIAWTSMENAFYGCKNLNITATDLPNLTGVSSMAAMFKNCSLLNSPTNINEWNTENITDMSGMFAYTDSFNQPIGKWNTSSVTDMSHMLISAEAFNQPIGKWNTSSVTNMYCMFWGAESFNQPIGNWNTENVTNMSQMFSYALDFDKPLEKWNTANVTNMYGMFWGAESFNQPIGNWNTENVTNMHGMFASAASFNQPIEIWNTSSVANMGGMFVYADSFNQPLENWNTENVEDMSNMFLNANSFNQPLGEWALNPDVDLTFMLNNCGMDCANYSATLSGWANNPATPSNRKLGALNLKYKTSAEVARNILTTDKAWTITGDIAADEACLPIQPEAFIITINTENISDGSSNATSFTLPTTGSGYDYEVDWNNDGIYDQNNISGNISHDYGTPGIYTLRIRGDFPRIYFNNSGDRAKLLDVNQWGDIAWTSMENAFYGCKNLNITATDLPNLTGVSSMAGMFAWCTSLNGPTNIDNWNTQTATDMSYLFSYAYAFNQPIGNWNTENVTTMMGMFLGAFIFNQPLDTWNTTAVKNMSIMFYSTFTFNQPLENWNTQAVTDMSYMFFDAKSFNQPIEKWNTVNVTDMSSMFLGADAFNQPIEKWNTVNVTDMSSMFLDADSFNQPLANWNTQAVTNMSNMFSVAISFNQPIEKWNTDKVTDMSGMFYGAIAFNQPLENWNTKAVTDMEKMFEYATVFNQPLENWNTKAVKYMGSMFTNAKSFNQPLENWNTKAVTDMSSMFRYAITFNKSLENWNTENVATMSGMFLGADAFNQPIGNWNTQNVTDMNSMFLNAVTFDQPIGNWNTENVTDMSSMFDGAIAFDQPIDKWNTQSVTNMRNMFAATQAFNQPIENWNTENIADMSGMFNGAASFNQPLGNWNTQAVTNMRNMFAAAQAFNQPVNKWNTKSVKNMSGMFLEAISFNQPLGEWALNPDVDMISMLDYCGMDCETYATTLSGWANNPATPVNRQLGALNLTYKTSAEVARNILTIDKTWTIEGDLAADDNCFPLAVTQPDAIYQIAIKPNPFSQTTTIELSSYNTISGKLRITNSLGMVVKEQVLNLSPQPTTITWGGDNLAAGVYFVRFDSEFGSVVRKIVKIEQ from the coding sequence ATGCTGTCGGCAAACAGTTTGTTGGCGCAACCCGAAGCATTTATTATTACAATCAATACGGAAAACACTAATCCTGGCTCGTCAAATTCCACCTCTTTTACCATACCCACTACCGGAAGCGGCTACGATTACGAAGTTGACTGGGACAACGACGGTATTTACGACGAAACCAATCTATCCGGAAATGCAACCCACGACTACGGCACTCCCGGCATCTACACCCTGCGCATACGAGGCAGTTTCCCGCGTATTTATTTCAATTTTTCCGGAGAGCGTTTAAAACTATTAGACGTTAAACAGTGGGGAAATATTGCCTGGACATCAATGGGAAACGCATTTCATGGTTGCCAAAACCTGAACATCACCGCCACCGACCTGCCCAACCTAACAGGCGTTAGCAGTATGGCAGCCATGTTTAAAAACTGTAGCTTACTCAATAGCCCAACTAATATAAACGAATGGAATACGGAAAATATTACTGATATGAGTTGGATGTTTTCTTATGCTTATGCCTTTAACCAGTCCATTGAAAACTGGAAAACCGAAAACGTTACAACTATGAGCGGTATGTTTTTGGGCGCTCTTATCTTTAACCAGCCCCTTGAAAATTGGAATACCGCCGCCGTCAAAAACATGTCTGTTATGTTTTATAGCACTTTTACCTTTAACCAGCCCCTTGAAAATTGGAATACACAAGCAGTTACAGATATGAGCTATATGTTTTTTGATGCTATTTCCTTTAACCAGCCCCTTGAAAAATGGAATACCGAAAATGTTACAGACATGAGCAGCGTGTTTTTGGGCGCCGATACCTTTAACCAACCTATTGAAAAATGGAATACCGAAAATGTTACCAATATGAGTTATATGTTTTGGAGTGCCGAGAATTTCAACCAACCCCTTGCCAACTGGAACACTTCAAGTGTTACGGATATGAGTTGGATGTTTTACGAAGCGATTGCCTTCAACCAACCCCTTGGTGAGTGGGCTTTAAACCCGGATGTGGATTTGACTTTTATGCTTGATAATAGCGGTATGGACTGCGCAAACTATTCGGCAACTTTATCCGGATGGGCTAATAACCCCGCAACCCCAGTAAACCGGCAATTGGGGGCTTTAGGCTTAAAATATGGCACCAATGCAATAGCCGCAAGAAATATACTAACAATAGACAAAGCATGGACTATTACCGGCGACATAGCTGCCGATGAAGCATGTTTACCAATTCAACCCGAAGCATTTATTATTACAATTAATACAGAAAACATTTCCGATGGCTCGTCAAATGAAACCTCTTTTACCATACCAACTACCGGAAGCGGCTACGATTACGAAGTTGACTGGGACAACGACGGTATTTACGACGAAACCAATTTATTCGGAAATATAAGCCACGACTACGGCACGCCCGGCATCTACACCCTGCGCATACAAGGCGATTTCCCGCGTATTTATTTCAATAATTCCAAAGAGCATTTAAAACTATTAGACGTTAAACAGTGGGGTAGTATTGCCTGGACTTCAATGGAAAATGCCTTTTATGGTTGCCAAAACCTGAACATAACCGCCACCGACCTGCCCAACCTAACAGGCGTTAGCAGTATGGCTGCCATGTTTAGGGGGTGCCAAACACTGAACGGGCCAACTAATATTGACAAATGGAACACGGAAAGTATTACGGATATGAGTGGGATGTTTGCTTATGCTTATGCCTTTAAGCAACCTATTGGTTTCTGGAACACCGAAAATGTTACAGATATGAGCGAGATGTTTAGAGATGCTTTAAATTTTAATAAGCCCCTTGGATACTGGAACACCTCAAACGTTACAGATATGAGCCGCATGTTTTATTCGGCGATTGCCTTTAATCAACCCCTTGAAAACTGGAACACTCAAGCTGTTACAGACATGAGTTGGATGTTTGCCTATACCGACTCCTTTAACCAACCTATTGGTAAATGGAACACCTCAAGTGTTATCGATATGAGCCATATGTTTATCAGCGCCGAGGCATTTAACCAACCTATTGAAAAATGGAACACCGCTAATGTTACAAATATGTATGGTATGTTTTGGGGTGCCGAATCTTTTAATCAACCCATTGGCAACTGGAATACCGGAAACGTTACAAATATGAGCCACATGTTTAGTTACGCTTTAGATTTTGATAAGCCCCTTGAAAACTGGAACACTGAAAATGTTACGGATATGAGTGGGATGTTTTCTAATGCAGAATCTTTTAATCAACCCATTGGCAACTGGAATACCTCAAGTGTCGCATATATGAATGGTATGTTTGATTATGCTCTTGCCTTTAACCAGCCCCTTGGAAAATGGAACACTTCAAATGTTGCCAATATGAGTTATATGTTTGCCGAAGCTATTGCCTTTAACCAACCCCTTGGCAACTGGAACACCAAAAATGTTGAAGCTATGAGTAGTATGTTTTACAAAGCCAAGTCCTTTAACCAGCCCCTTGGCAACTGGAATACAACCAACGTTAAAGGTATGAGCGGTATGTTTTACGAAGCCAAGTCCTTTAACCAACCAATTGAAAAATGGAACACCGAAAATGTTACAGATATGAGCAGCATGTTTTATGGGGCTCTTGCTTTTAACAAACCCCTTGAAAACTGGAACACCGCTAATATTACAAGCATGAGTGAGATGTTTTACTATGCCGAGTCCTTTAACAAACCCCTTGGTACTTGGGTTTTAAACCCGAATGTGGACATGTATGATATGCTTAACAACTGTGGTATGGACTGCGCAAACTATTCGGCAACTTTATCCGGATGGGCTAATAACCCCGCCACCCCAGTAAACCGGCAATTGGGGGCTTTAGGCTTAAAATATGGCACCAATGCAATAGCCGCAAGAAATATACTAACAATAGACAAAGCATGGACTATTACCGGCGACATCGCTGCCGATGAAGCATGTTTGCCAATTCAACCCGAAGCATTTATTATTACAATTAATACAGAAAATATTATTCCTGGCTCGTCAAATGAAACCTCTTTTACCCTACCAACTACCGGAAGCGGCTACGATTACGAAGTTGACTGGGACAACGACGGTATTTACGACGAAACCAATTTATTCGGAAATGCAACCCACGACTACGGCACGCCCGGCATCTACACCCTGCGCATACAAGGCGATTTCCCGCGTATTTATTTCAATAATTCCAAAGAGCATTTAAAACTATTAGACGTTAAACAGTGGGGCGATATTGCTTGGACTTCAATGGAAAATGCTTTTTATGGCTGCAAAAACTTAAATATTACCGCCACCGACCTGCCCAACCTAACAGGCGTTAGCAGTATGGCAGCCATGTTTAAAAACTGTAGCTTACTTAATAGCCCAACTAATATAAACGAATGGAATACGGAAAATATTACTGATATGAGTGGGATGTTTGCCTATACCGACTCCTTTAACCAACCTATTGGTAAATGGAACACCTCAAGTGTTACCGATATGAGCCATATGCTTATCAGCGCCGAGGCATTTAACCAACCTATTGGTAAATGGAACACCTCAAGTGTTACAAATATGTATTGTATGTTTTGGGGTGCCGAATCTTTTAATCAACCCATTGGCAACTGGAATACCGAAAACGTTACAAATATGAGCCAAATGTTTAGTTATGCTTTAGATTTTGATAAGCCCCTTGAAAAATGGAACACCGCTAATGTTACAAATATGTATGGTATGTTTTGGGGTGCCGAATCTTTTAATCAACCCATTGGCAACTGGAATACCGAAAACGTTACAAATATGCATGGGATGTTTGCCTCTGCCGCCTCCTTTAACCAACCAATTGAAATATGGAATACTTCAAGTGTTGCCAATATGGGTGGGATGTTTGTCTATGCCGACTCCTTTAACCAACCCCTTGAAAACTGGAACACCGAAAATGTTGAGGATATGAGTAACATGTTTTTAAATGCCAATTCCTTTAATCAGCCCCTTGGTGAGTGGGCTTTAAACCCGGATGTGGATTTGACTTTTATGCTTAACAACTGTGGTATGGACTGCGCAAACTATTCGGCAACCTTATCCGGATGGGCTAATAACCCCGCAACCCCTTCAAACCGAAAATTGGGGGCATTAAACTTAAAATATAAAACCAGTGCGGAGGTCGCAAGAAATATACTAACAACAGACAAAGCATGGACTATTACCGGCGACATCGCTGCCGATGAAGCATGTTTGCCAATTCAACCCGAAGCATTTATTATTACAATCAATACAGAAAACATTTCCGATGGCTCGTCAAATGCCACCTCTTTTACCCTACCAACTACCGGAAGCGGCTACGATTACGAAGTTGACTGGAACAACGACGGCATATACGACCAAAACAATATATCCGGAAATATAAGCCACGACTACGGCACGCCCGGCATCTACACCCTGCGCATACGAGGCGATTTCCCGCGTATTTATTTCAATAATTCCGGAGACCGCGCAAAATTATTAGATGTAAATCAATGGGGCGATATTGCTTGGACCTCCATGGAAAATGCTTTTTATGGCTGCAAAAACTTAAATATTACCGCCACCGACCTGCCCAACCTAACAGGCGTTAGCAGTATGGCGGGCATGTTTGCTTGGTGCACCTCCCTCAACGGGCCAACTAATATTGACAACTGGAACACACAGACCGCAACAGACATGAGCTACTTGTTTAGCTATGCCTATGCTTTTAACCAACCCATTGGTAACTGGAATACCGAAAACGTTACAACTATGATGGGTATGTTTTTGGGTGCTTTTATCTTTAACCAGCCCCTTGATACATGGAATACTACCGCCGTCAAAAACATGTCTATTATGTTTTATAGTACTTTTACCTTTAACCAGCCCCTTGAAAATTGGAACACACAAGCAGTTACAGACATGAGCTATATGTTTTTTGATGCTAAGTCCTTTAACCAGCCTATTGAAAAATGGAATACCGTAAATGTTACAGACATGAGCAGCATGTTTTTGGGCGCCGATGCCTTTAACCAACCTATTGAAAAATGGAACACCGTGAATGTTACAGATATGAGCAGTATGTTTTTAGATGCCGACTCCTTTAACCAACCACTTGCCAACTGGAACACTCAAGCAGTTACAAATATGAGCAATATGTTTTCTGTTGCCATCTCGTTTAACCAACCCATTGAAAAATGGAACACCGATAAAGTTACCGATATGAGTGGCATGTTTTATGGTGCTATTGCCTTTAATCAGCCCCTTGAAAACTGGAATACTAAAGCCGTTACAGATATGGAGAAGATGTTTGAGTATGCCACTGTATTTAACCAGCCCCTTGAAAACTGGAACACTAAAGCCGTAAAATATATGGGTAGCATGTTTACTAACGCTAAGTCCTTTAATCAGCCTCTTGAAAACTGGAATACTAAAGCCGTTACAGACATGAGCAGTATGTTTAGATACGCTATAACCTTTAACAAATCCCTTGAAAACTGGAACACCGAAAATGTTGCAACTATGAGCGGTATGTTTTTGGGCGCCGATGCTTTTAACCAACCCATTGGCAACTGGAACACCCAAAATGTAACAGATATGAATAGTATGTTTTTAAATGCCGTTACCTTCGACCAACCTATTGGTAACTGGAACACCGAAAATGTTACAGACATGAGCAGTATGTTTGATGGCGCTATTGCCTTTGACCAACCTATTGACAAATGGAACACACAATCTGTTACAAATATGCGCAATATGTTTGCTGCTACTCAAGCCTTTAACCAACCTATTGAAAACTGGAACACCGAAAATATTGCCGATATGAGTGGGATGTTTAACGGTGCCGCCTCCTTTAACCAACCTCTTGGAAACTGGAATACACAAGCTGTTACAAATATGCGCAATATGTTTGCCGCCGCCCAAGCCTTTAACCAACCTGTTAACAAATGGAATACAAAATCGGTAAAAAACATGAGCGGTATGTTTTTAGAGGCCATCTCTTTTAACCAACCCCTTGGTGAGTGGGCTTTAAATCCGGATGTAGATATGATTTCTATGCTTGATTATTGTGGTATGGATTGTGAAACCTATGCTACAACTTTATCCGGATGGGCAAATAACCCCGCAACCCCAGTAAACCGGCAATTGGGGGCTTTAAACTTAACATATAAAACCAGTGCGGAGGTCGCAAGAAATATACTAACAATAGACAAAACATGGACTATTGAGGGCGACTTGGCCGCAGACGACAACTGCTTCCCTTTGGCGGTAACCCAACCTGATGCGATATACCAAATAGCCATAAAACCCAACCCATTTAGCCAAACAACTACAATTGAACTAAGCTCGTACAATACAATTTCCGGAAAGCTGCGCATTACCAATTCCCTTGGCATGGTGGTAAAAGAACAGGTATTGAACTTGTCGCCACAACCCACTACCATTACATGGGGCGGCGATAACCTTGCGGCAGGGGTTTATTTTGTGCGCTTCGATTCGGAGTTTGGAAGCGTTGTGCGCAAAATTGTAAAAATAGAGCAATAG
- a CDS encoding tetratricopeptide repeat protein produces MTPTPNTSNNNNNNKTSRRTLFIFLGLVVFIFLVLFIINNKEYSGENTGNTNTTAINGNHISTNPGGSSATSSNNSLNSNNQSTTASKQIQSDMPAEGQALNTQGVEQLQAGQTDAAITSFTQLTAKYTTEPAAFNNLGIAYQAKGDNEQAAAAFEKATQLKPNFADAWFGLGMANSELQKLPQALEALQKAQTLDPNNAKILLHIGIVQHKQKQFNQAIDTYKKALALDPNYAMAAFNMGNSYLATNQIMQAIKAYEQAIAINPQYAKPYVNLGNCYQQMGDSAKAQQNFKKALQLDPTLKAKPLDK; encoded by the coding sequence ATGACCCCCACGCCAAACACCTCAAACAACAACAACAACAATAAAACCAGCAGGCGCACCTTATTTATTTTTTTAGGTTTGGTGGTTTTTATTTTTTTAGTGCTTTTTATAATCAACAACAAAGAATACTCGGGCGAAAACACCGGTAACACCAACACAACAGCAATTAACGGAAACCATATTAGCACTAATCCGGGCGGTTCTTCGGCAACCAGCAGCAACAACAGTCTTAATAGCAACAATCAATCAACTACCGCCTCCAAGCAAATACAAAGCGATATGCCCGCCGAAGGGCAAGCCCTAAATACGCAAGGAGTTGAGCAGTTGCAAGCCGGCCAAACCGATGCCGCCATAACATCGTTTACCCAACTTACCGCAAAATATACCACCGAGCCTGCCGCCTTCAACAATTTAGGTATTGCTTACCAAGCCAAAGGCGACAACGAGCAGGCAGCAGCAGCCTTTGAAAAAGCCACACAACTTAAACCCAATTTTGCCGATGCATGGTTTGGTTTGGGTATGGCCAACAGCGAGCTGCAAAAACTGCCTCAAGCGTTAGAAGCGCTACAAAAAGCCCAGACACTTGACCCCAATAACGCCAAAATTTTGTTGCATATAGGCATTGTTCAACACAAGCAAAAGCAATTTAACCAAGCCATTGACACTTACAAAAAAGCCTTAGCCCTTGACCCCAACTATGCAATGGCCGCGTTTAATATGGGTAATAGCTATTTAGCCACCAATCAAATTATGCAAGCCATAAAAGCCTACGAGCAAGCCATTGCCATTAACCCCCAATATGCAAAACCTTATGTTAATTTGGGCAACTGTTACCAACAAATGGGCGACTCGGCAAAGGCACAACAAAATTTTAAAAAAGCCCTGCAATTAGACCCCACCCTTAAAGCAAAACCTTTAGATAAATAA
- the galE gene encoding UDP-glucose 4-epimerase GalE, translated as MKILVTGGGGYIGAHTVVDLIENDYDVFSIDNMTRAYPSIFSGIAQTTGIEVQNHPDDLTDAASLHQVLNQHPTTEGVIHFAAYKWVHESVANPLLYYHNNIASLVNLLTAIKNRPTIKYVVFSSSCSVYGNVQTLPVTENTPFGEAESPYAYTKQVGERVITDLAKTLNNVQFVLLRYFNPVGAHPKAFIGEVQPKPENLVPYITQTAIGKRPTMQVFGTDYPTRDGSCLRDYIHVCDIAHAHTLALAYMAKKQNTQTNCEVFNLGSGQGVTVLEAIKAFEQSTNQKLNYTLGPRRPGDVAAIYANNQRATDLLGWQPKYNLFDMMQTAWNWELRLAKKLPN; from the coding sequence GTGAAAATTTTAGTAACAGGCGGCGGCGGCTATATTGGTGCACATACAGTAGTTGATTTAATTGAAAACGATTACGATGTTTTTTCAATTGACAACATGACTCGTGCTTATCCGTCTATTTTTTCCGGAATAGCCCAAACCACGGGTATTGAAGTGCAAAACCATCCGGATGATTTAACCGATGCAGCCTCACTTCATCAGGTTTTAAATCAGCACCCTACCACCGAGGGGGTCATTCATTTTGCAGCTTATAAATGGGTTCACGAGTCGGTGGCTAATCCCCTGCTGTATTACCACAACAATATTGCCTCGCTTGTAAACCTGCTTACTGCCATTAAAAACAGGCCAACAATTAAATACGTAGTATTTTCATCCTCTTGCTCGGTATATGGCAATGTGCAGACCTTACCCGTTACCGAAAACACTCCTTTTGGCGAGGCCGAGTCGCCGTATGCCTACACTAAACAAGTAGGCGAGCGCGTTATTACCGACCTCGCTAAAACGCTTAACAACGTGCAGTTTGTATTGCTGCGCTATTTTAATCCCGTTGGTGCGCACCCCAAAGCATTTATTGGCGAGGTGCAACCAAAACCCGAAAACTTAGTACCCTATATTACACAAACAGCCATTGGAAAACGCCCAACCATGCAGGTGTTTGGCACCGATTACCCTACCCGAGATGGCAGTTGCCTGCGCGATTATATACATGTTTGCGATATTGCCCACGCACATACGCTTGCTTTGGCTTATATGGCTAAAAAACAAAACACCCAAACTAATTGTGAGGTGTTTAATCTTGGCAGCGGGCAGGGTGTAACCGTACTCGAAGCAATAAAAGCCTTCGAGCAAAGTACTAATCAGAAACTAAACTATACATTAGGGCCGCGCCGCCCCGGTGACGTGGCTGCCATTTATGCCAATAACCAACGTGCAACTGATTTGCTTGGGTGGCAACCCAAATACAATTTGTTTGACATGATGCAAACAGCGTGGAATTGGGAGCTTCGTTTGGCTAAAAAATTACCAAATTAA
- a CDS encoding pyridoxal phosphate-dependent aminotransferase, producing MPVSQMAETLIGSEIIKLAAQINQRIDQGETIYNFTIGDFDPTLFPIPDAMKLGIMEAYTHNETNYPDANGMEILRKAVAELIQNTQQLNYPLNEILISCGGRPLIYALYRTILDAGDQVVFPVPSWNNNHYTHLSGCNAVMIETSEEDNFMPTAQLLAPHLNEAALLALCSPLNPTGTVFGRQQLFDICQLVLTINKKRSLNGQKPLYVLYDQIYSALTFGQTQHHDPVTLCPDMRPYTIFVDGVSKAFAATGVRVGWAFGPQRIVAKMRAILSHVGAWPARSEQLGVANFLNNPQAVAKYSKWFKAELYARLDGIYKVFKSLNEQGYPVKAIAPQAAIYLTVKIDLKGKTKPNGEVLTSTAAVTDFILQQAGIALVPFYAFGSDHESTWYRLSVGTCQLADIDKLYNALRNAMDILR from the coding sequence CTGCCTGTTTCGCAAATGGCCGAAACCCTAATTGGGTCTGAAATTATTAAATTAGCCGCCCAAATTAACCAACGAATAGACCAGGGCGAAACCATTTATAATTTTACCATCGGCGATTTTGACCCGACTTTATTTCCGATACCCGATGCTATGAAATTAGGCATTATGGAAGCCTATACACATAACGAAACCAATTATCCGGATGCTAATGGAATGGAAATCCTGCGCAAAGCGGTAGCTGAATTAATTCAAAATACACAACAACTTAATTACCCTCTGAACGAAATATTGATTTCATGCGGCGGAAGACCACTTATTTATGCTTTATACCGAACCATTTTAGATGCAGGCGATCAAGTAGTTTTTCCGGTGCCCTCGTGGAACAATAACCACTACACCCATTTATCCGGATGTAACGCCGTAATGATTGAAACCTCCGAAGAAGATAATTTTATGCCTACGGCGCAACTGTTGGCACCACACCTTAACGAAGCCGCCTTATTAGCTCTATGTTCGCCGCTAAATCCAACGGGTACGGTTTTTGGCCGCCAGCAACTATTTGATATTTGCCAATTGGTGCTAACTATTAACAAAAAACGCAGCTTAAACGGGCAAAAACCGTTGTACGTGCTTTACGACCAAATATACAGCGCGCTTACTTTTGGCCAAACACAACACCACGACCCCGTAACCCTTTGCCCCGATATGCGCCCCTATACCATTTTTGTCGATGGGGTGTCGAAGGCGTTTGCTGCTACGGGGGTGCGCGTAGGCTGGGCGTTTGGGCCGCAGCGAATAGTCGCTAAAATGCGGGCTATTTTGTCGCATGTAGGGGCGTGGCCAGCCCGCAGCGAACAATTAGGAGTGGCTAATTTTTTAAACAACCCCCAAGCGGTAGCCAAGTATAGCAAATGGTTTAAAGCCGAACTTTACGCCCGCCTTGATGGTATTTATAAGGTATTTAAAAGTTTAAACGAACAAGGCTACCCCGTAAAAGCTATTGCGCCACAAGCCGCTATTTATTTAACTGTTAAAATTGACCTTAAAGGCAAAACCAAGCCAAATGGCGAGGTATTAACAAGCACCGCCGCCGTTACCGACTTTATACTGCAACAGGCCGGAATTGCTTTAGTACCGTTCTACGCTTTTGGCAGCGACCACGAGTCGACATGGTATAGGCTTTCGGTGGGTACTTGCCAGTTAGCTGATATTGACAAATTGTATAACGCGCTTAGAAATGCTATGGATATTTTGCGTTAA
- a CDS encoding FAD-binding oxidoreductase: MISFWERESFLTADYIIIGSGIVGLSTAAAIVEKNPEAKVTILERGILPAGASTKNAGFACIGSPTELLSNCKTLSEAEVQQITSWRVNGLQVLRQRLTDTAIGYLPNGSYELLTEKEIYCLDQLTYLNQLLKPITKTQAFKPAPPALLKQFKFNPQYVKAMVQNLCEGQIDTGKMMRSLLQYVQQRGVMIINGAQVQNIYPDTGNGTQYPAEVEVFDPVIQQIMRFKARQVAICTNAFAKQFLPDADITPGRGQVVATKPIPDLPFKGIFHFDEGYFYFRNFGQRVIFGGGRNLDFAGEATTNLQTTNLIIDDLLHKLKHIILPNTPFEIDTQWAGIMAFGQIKKPILARISPTICAGVRMNGMGVAIGSYIGQQLCNILMEAAS, from the coding sequence GTGATTAGTTTTTGGGAACGCGAATCCTTTTTAACCGCCGATTATATTATTATAGGAAGCGGAATTGTAGGTCTGTCAACCGCAGCAGCTATAGTCGAAAAAAATCCGGAGGCTAAGGTTACCATTTTAGAAAGAGGAATCTTGCCTGCCGGAGCAAGCACAAAAAATGCCGGATTTGCCTGTATTGGCAGCCCCACCGAACTGCTTAGTAACTGTAAAACCCTTAGCGAAGCCGAAGTACAGCAAATTACCTCGTGGCGCGTAAACGGCCTACAAGTACTGCGCCAACGCCTTACCGACACCGCAATTGGCTATTTGCCCAACGGCAGCTACGAGCTATTAACCGAAAAAGAAATTTACTGCCTCGACCAACTGACTTATTTAAACCAACTGTTAAAACCTATAACCAAAACACAAGCCTTTAAGCCTGCCCCACCCGCATTGCTAAAACAATTTAAATTTAACCCCCAATATGTAAAAGCAATGGTGCAAAACCTGTGCGAAGGGCAAATTGATACAGGCAAAATGATGCGCTCGTTATTGCAATACGTGCAACAGCGCGGGGTAATGATTATTAACGGAGCGCAAGTGCAAAATATTTATCCGGATACCGGCAACGGCACGCAATATCCTGCCGAAGTTGAAGTGTTTGACCCTGTAATTCAACAAATAATGCGGTTTAAAGCCCGGCAAGTGGCAATTTGTACCAATGCTTTTGCCAAACAATTTTTACCCGATGCCGATATTACCCCCGGACGTGGGCAGGTTGTTGCCACAAAACCCATACCTGATTTGCCATTTAAAGGTATTTTTCATTTTGATGAAGGCTATTTTTATTTCCGGAATTTTGGCCAACGAGTTATTTTTGGCGGAGGGCGCAACCTTGATTTTGCCGGAGAAGCCACGACCAATCTTCAAACGACTAACTTAATAATTGACGACCTGTTGCACAAGCTTAAACACATTATTTTGCCCAACACCCCCTTTGAAATAGACACCCAATGGGCCGGCATTATGGCATTTGGCCAAATAAAAAAACCCATTTTAGCGCGTATAAGTCCTACCATTTGTGCAGGCGTGCGCATGAATGGAATGGGCGTAGCCATAGGCAGCTATATAGGGCAGCAATTGTGCAATATATTAATGGAAGCCGCGAGCTAA